A part of Microbulbifer salipaludis genomic DNA contains:
- the znuC gene encoding zinc ABC transporter ATP-binding protein ZnuC, whose translation MEYLLSSSAPLIRAHNLGLEIAGRQLLHDISLALEPAEIVTVIGPNGAGKTTLLRLLLGLSKPTSGTVERIPGLRLGYMPQRLQIDATMPMTVGRFLQLGIEGVPVEKALARVAAPHLASARLADLSGGEMQRVLLARAAARRPQLLVLDEPTQGVDVGGQSEVYQLIAQLRDELRCGVLLVSHDLHLVMAATDRVLCLNQHICCHGHPEQVSKDPVYLEMFGDKLALYTHHHNHHHDLSGEVVDEHCTHDHAHAVTPPPSSSNTSGSGNHQ comes from the coding sequence TTGGAGTATCTCCTGAGCTCTTCTGCCCCGCTCATCCGCGCCCACAACCTCGGTCTGGAAATCGCGGGCCGGCAGCTGCTGCACGATATTTCGCTAGCATTAGAGCCGGCGGAAATCGTCACCGTAATCGGCCCCAATGGTGCCGGCAAGACGACCCTGTTGCGCCTGCTGCTCGGGCTCAGCAAGCCCACCAGTGGCACCGTGGAGCGAATCCCGGGCCTCCGCCTGGGCTATATGCCCCAGCGCCTGCAAATTGATGCCACCATGCCGATGACCGTGGGACGATTCCTGCAGCTGGGTATTGAAGGCGTACCGGTGGAGAAAGCGCTGGCGCGAGTTGCGGCGCCTCACCTGGCATCCGCACGGCTCGCGGATTTATCCGGTGGCGAGATGCAGCGGGTACTATTGGCACGGGCGGCGGCGCGGCGGCCGCAACTGCTGGTGCTCGATGAGCCCACCCAGGGTGTCGATGTCGGGGGCCAGAGTGAGGTGTACCAGCTCATCGCGCAGCTGCGCGACGAGCTTCGCTGCGGCGTGCTGCTGGTGTCCCACGACCTGCACCTGGTGATGGCCGCGACCGACCGGGTGTTGTGTCTCAATCAGCACATCTGTTGTCATGGCCACCCGGAACAGGTCAGCAAGGACCCGGTGTACCTGGAAATGTTCGGCGACAAGCTCGCCCTGTATACCCATCACCACAACCACCATCACGATCTCAGTGGCGAGGTGGTGGACGAGCACTGCACACACGACCACGCCCATGCGGTCACCCCGCCCCCTTCCAGCTCGAACACCTCCGGCAGCGGTAACCACCAGTGA